One genomic window of Helicobacter canis includes the following:
- the tilS gene encoding tRNA lysidine(34) synthetase TilS yields the protein MQALCNPILHNGKFLLGFSGGADSVALFFYLLEKHIDFDIAIVDYGVRTQSKEEIAYAKELATLHDKQCFQTKAPIFSSNFEAQARQFRYKFFSTLIARYSYSGLLLAHNFNDRIEWLLLRLGKGSGIAGLLGFEEIAWYYPQSTQETPKSTPYPIIRPLLWCYKQDILNYCTSRGLKFFVDSTNTNPAYERNFIRTHFATELIQRYGKGLQQSLKILSKEKDSLYQGGFFLTKHSYFIGIYAFDTHQAIHHIANALKTQGYVLSSKQREEIIRTHFSCEIYTASKQQASQNPPFTHTKAQQKARFCIEHFPSTSYPFAILITKYTSITLPKQVKDQFRKLHIPKRLRPSLYAYSLQESLSLAQCKERIANAFISPVT from the coding sequence ATGCAGGCTTTATGCAACCCCATCTTACACAATGGCAAATTTCTGCTTGGATTTTCTGGCGGAGCAGATTCTGTCGCACTATTTTTTTATCTACTTGAAAAGCATATTGATTTTGACATTGCTATTGTGGATTATGGCGTGCGCACACAAAGCAAAGAAGAGATCGCCTATGCCAAAGAGCTTGCCACACTACACGATAAACAATGCTTTCAAACTAAAGCCCCTATTTTTTCTAGTAATTTTGAAGCGCAAGCACGACAATTTCGCTACAAGTTTTTTAGCACGCTAATTGCTAGATACAGCTACTCTGGGCTTTTGCTAGCGCATAATTTCAACGATCGTATTGAATGGTTACTACTACGACTTGGCAAGGGCAGCGGTATCGCCGGGCTACTTGGCTTTGAAGAGATTGCTTGGTATTATCCACAAAGCACACAAGAAACCCCAAAATCCACGCCCTACCCCATTATCCGTCCATTACTTTGGTGCTATAAGCAAGATATTCTCAACTACTGCACAAGCAGGGGATTAAAGTTTTTTGTAGATAGCACAAACACCAACCCAGCCTATGAGCGCAACTTTATCCGCACACATTTTGCCACCGAGCTAATCCAGCGTTACGGCAAGGGATTGCAGCAAAGCTTAAAAATCCTTAGCAAAGAAAAAGATTCTCTCTATCAAGGTGGATTCTTCCTTACTAAGCATAGTTATTTTATCGGTATTTATGCTTTTGACACACACCAAGCAATCCACCACATCGCCAATGCATTAAAGACACAGGGCTATGTGCTCTCAAGCAAACAGCGAGAAGAAATTATACGCACACATTTTTCTTGTGAGATTTATACAGCAAGCAAGCAGCAAGCAAGCCAGAATCCGCCTTTTACACATACCAAAGCCCAGCAAAAAGCTAGATTCTGCATAGAGCATTTTCCTAGCACGAGCTATCCTTTTGCTATTCTTATCACCAAATACACCAGTATCACCCTACCCAAACAAGTCAAAGACCAATTCCGCAAACTACATATCCCTAAAAGATTGCGTCCAAGCTTGTATGCTTATAGCCTGCAAGAGTCCCTATCGCTAGCACAATGCAAGGAGCGCATTGCCAATGCCTTCATAAGCCCTGTAACTTAG
- a CDS encoding F0F1 ATP synthase subunit C produces the protein MKALLVLCFGFVAFAFAGESVFSGSDLSLLLALSVAGGVIGLGIAALGGAIGMGNAAAATISGTARNPGIGGKLLGTMFIALALIEAQVIYTLVFAIIAIYGNPFLPESKMIVEAFKALLG, from the coding sequence ATGAAAGCTTTACTTGTTTTGTGTTTTGGTTTTGTAGCGTTTGCATTCGCTGGCGAGAGTGTGTTTAGCGGTAGTGATCTATCACTTTTGCTTGCTCTTTCTGTAGCTGGTGGTGTTATTGGTCTTGGTATTGCTGCACTTGGTGGAGCAATCGGTATGGGAAATGCAGCAGCAGCTACAATTTCTGGGACCGCGAGAAATCCGGGTATTGGCGGCAAGCTTCTTGGGACAATGTTTATCGCACTAGCACTTATTGAAGCGCAAGTTATCTATACGCTTGTTTTTGCGATCATTGCAATCTATGGGAATCCATTCCTACCAGAATCTAAAATGATCGTTGAAGCATTCAAAGCTCTTTTAGGCTAA
- a CDS encoding polyribonucleotide nucleotidyltransferase produces MHQIDLALTNLTEQYKLDYVARQACGSVWYRSGGTILLASVAVDETPTDDDFLPLVVQYIHKSYAVRKIPGGFIKREGKPSEFETLTSRIIDRTLRPLFPVGYRYPTQITILVLSYDGVSDLQVCALHAAANALLLSSLDFIPPVSSVRIGKVQGSFVINHDKQAMLESSLDLYVAGSKGDILMIEMKGSDESLTEDELMAAIALAKQTIQADCAQYEAKLIPHKSSPKPLPLALTKTHPHIYEHIATHYSNDVRQAITQMSKSERNSELESLAKDIYAKNPIWELESIYDMLGLYKKHQVRAMILQEHRRADGRGLEEVRPISIETNVLPCAHSSALFTRGQTQALVVCTLGSENDAQIQEDLSGGGKERFMFHYNFPGFSVGEASMIGGVGRRELGHGNLAKKALESNIPPTKHTIRLVSEILESNGSSSMASVCGGSLALRACGLDNPLVAGVAMGLVIDGKQYAVLTDIMGLEDHDGDMDFKIAGTKHAITAMQMDIKLGGISPDILHDALHQAKRARIHILEQMEQAAQAIIPHTHLLPKSEYLSIPSYKIPDIIGQGGKVIKDIIERFKVSIDIERENERICIQADCAQNLQNAKAFITQLVSPNAHYEIGEEVDGTIKRIMDFGVFISLPRGNDGLLHISKIPQTMQPLGQFFREGDIIRCAIAGNPKGKIELILC; encoded by the coding sequence TGGTATCGCTCTGGTGGGACAATCTTGCTCGCAAGTGTCGCTGTCGATGAGACGCCTACTGATGATGATTTTCTCCCACTTGTTGTGCAATATATCCACAAATCCTATGCTGTGCGCAAGATCCCGGGCGGATTTATCAAGCGAGAAGGCAAGCCCAGTGAGTTTGAGACACTCACCTCGCGCATTATTGATCGCACCTTGCGCCCACTTTTTCCCGTAGGCTATCGCTACCCCACGCAAATCACAATCCTTGTGCTAAGCTATGATGGCGTAAGTGATTTGCAAGTATGCGCCCTGCACGCTGCAGCAAATGCCCTACTCCTTAGCTCGCTGGATTTTATCCCACCTGTGAGTAGCGTGCGTATCGGTAAGGTCCAAGGCAGCTTTGTAATCAATCACGACAAACAAGCAATGCTAGAATCCAGTCTTGATCTCTATGTAGCTGGGAGCAAGGGGGATATTTTGATGATAGAGATGAAAGGAAGCGATGAGAGCTTGACAGAAGATGAGCTAATGGCTGCCATAGCACTAGCCAAGCAGACAATCCAAGCGGATTGCGCACAATATGAAGCAAAACTTATCCCCCATAAATCTAGCCCAAAGCCACTGCCACTAGCACTTACCAAAACCCACCCACATATTTATGAGCATATTGCTACACATTATAGCAATGATGTGCGCCAAGCCATTACGCAAATGAGCAAGAGTGAGCGCAATAGCGAGCTAGAATCTCTAGCTAAAGATATTTATGCCAAAAACCCCATTTGGGAGCTAGAATCCATCTATGATATGCTCGGGCTGTATAAAAAACACCAAGTGCGTGCGATGATCTTGCAAGAACATAGACGCGCTGATGGCAGAGGTCTAGAAGAAGTTCGCCCAATTAGCATAGAGACAAATGTCTTGCCTTGTGCGCATTCTAGCGCGCTTTTTACTAGAGGGCAGACACAAGCTCTGGTAGTTTGCACGCTAGGCAGTGAAAACGATGCGCAAATACAAGAAGACCTTAGCGGTGGGGGCAAGGAGCGATTTATGTTCCACTACAATTTTCCGGGCTTTAGTGTGGGGGAGGCAAGTATGATAGGAGGTGTGGGGCGCAGAGAGTTAGGGCACGGCAATCTTGCCAAAAAAGCCCTAGAATCCAATATCCCACCCACCAAACACACAATCCGCCTAGTCTCTGAAATCCTAGAATCCAACGGCTCAAGCTCTATGGCAAGTGTGTGCGGCGGCTCTCTTGCCTTACGCGCGTGTGGCTTAGATAATCCCCTTGTCGCAGGCGTAGCAATGGGGCTTGTGATTGATGGCAAGCAATATGCTGTGCTTACGGATATTATGGGACTAGAAGATCACGATGGCGATATGGACTTTAAAATCGCAGGCACCAAGCACGCCATCACTGCTATGCAAATGGATATTAAGCTAGGGGGTATTAGCCCAGATATTTTACACGATGCACTCCACCAAGCAAAACGCGCTAGAATCCACATTTTAGAGCAAATGGAGCAAGCCGCACAAGCCATTATCCCCCATACACATTTGCTCCCCAAAAGCGAGTATCTCTCTATCCCTAGCTATAAGATCCCAGATATTATTGGGCAGGGTGGCAAGGTGATCAAAGATATTATCGAGCGGTTTAAGGTTAGCATTGATATTGAACGAGAAAATGAAAGGATCTGTATCCAAGCAGATTGTGCACAAAATCTCCAAAATGCCAAAGCATTTATTACCCAGCTTGTTAGCCCAAATGCGCATTATGAAATTGGCGAAGAAGTTGATGGCACCATTAAGCGTATTATGGATTTTGGCGTGTTTATCTCCCTACCTAGAGGCAACGATGGGCTTTTGCATATTAGTAAAATCCCGCAAACTATGCAGCCTTTGGGGCAGTTTTTCCGCGAAGGAGATATTATACGCTGCGCCATAGCTGGGAATCCAAAAGGCAAGATAGAGCTTATTTTGTGCTAG